The genomic segment ccctagaactagctctgtagaccaggctggccttgaacttacaaagatcctcctgtctcagcctcctgagtgctggaattaaaggcatgtgccaccactgcccggcctaacaTTTAATCAATCTCACATGATAGATTAGATCCTATTTGACTGTAGCGCACTGTTTTGAAAGGTAAAGTAGGGGTCTATTTGTTAATCTCACCgtagggtttttatttatttttcattacatttattgtttacttgtgtgtgtgtgtttgtgtgtgtgtgtgtgtgtgtgtgtgtgtgtatgtgtgtgtgcatgctcctgTGCTAAATGGCACACATAGAGGTTAAAAGAgaccttgtgggagtcagttggCTCCACCCTGAaggtccctgggattgaactcaggtctttaggcttggtggcaagcaccttttctcactgaaccatcttacctGCCCCGCATTAGGGTTTTTTTCTATACATTGGATTATGTTAGTGTATCTTCATCCAAAGCTGCTCCTGGCAGCAAGTGGGATGCTGCTCTCTTACCTGAGCTCCCAGCAGTCCAAGCAGTGCTGGAGCATCTCCATATTGAAGGTTAGGACATCTTCTAGGGAAATATGTTCCCAGGGACTTCTACTAAGCGGGGGTGGGTGTCACTTTCTTAAATATCTCCATTTGTTTATGGAATCTGGTCTGTTTTAACCTTCTTTCTCTGCTggggctagttttttttttttttaataaaagtacttttttattatttatttgcatagAACTACATATAATACCTTCTTTGAGCTCTTACACACCCTCTATTTCAGTAGGTATTCTCCATGTCTTTTCTTTTGTGGACTTTTGTTTTCAGGTTCTATCTTAAGTTAATAATTGCTCTCCTCCTActttttgaccttttttttttttttttttttcccaaaaggcCACTTGGACAGGAGGTGGTGGggtatgcctttaaccccagcactcaggagacagaagcaggcagatttctgtgagttcaaggccagtctggtctacaaagcaagttcaaggacagccagagctgttacacagagaaaccctgtcccccaaaacaaacaaataaaaagccacaTTCTGAAAGTCAGTGGTCCCGTGGCATCTCTGCAGGGTCAGTAGCAGAACTCTGCCACATGCTCATGAAAGAATGTGCTTTCCACAGAACCTACAAAAACCTTTCCACAcactgctttttgttgttgttgttttagacaggttctttctatgtaggccaggctggcctcaagcttgtcatcctcctgtttcagcatcctgagtgtcagaattataggcatgtgtcactatcGTTTCTCCCAAGTTTACAAACCATCTCTAGTTGACTCAGGACCCCTGACACAGTAGAGCTGCTACGCCAATCATTGTGAAGCTGCATTGCTTGGGGAGTCTGTCCATGTTCAGCAGAGatgaaattgggggggggggatagttTCTATCTGAGGCTGGCAGGATCTGGGGGCCCGGGTCCTGAAGACATCAGACTTGGTACTGTGGGGCTTTCTGCTCATTCGTTTCTATACACTGCCTTTTGGCCTCTTCCCTGTATCTGCTCATTCTCAGCTCACGTTTTCTGCTTTTCCACTTAGGATATTTCCATGTTCCCAAACTCTATTTTGACAATCTTTAAACTGAATCAACCAAATCCTCCTCCATGGGCTGTGCCCACAGGCCTGCCCCGGTGCAGGTCTAGAAAAGTTCAGTTTGTTTTGTacttttctctccccacccccctaaacttcattatattttatgtgtatggatgtttcatccacatgtatatctgtgtaactCAGTGTGCcttgtgtctggtgcctgtggaggccagaaatggatccctggaactggagttataggtggttgtgagctgccgtgtgcatgctgggaattgagcccaatgctcttaaccactgagccatctccccagcttcctgtGCCTCTCTTTTCACATGGTGGGAGACTGCCTGATGGTGTCTGAGTGGCCTACTTTCTATGTGTGGACTCCTACCCATTGCACAGTGGCGGGGTCTgtaatgaggctggagagaaaggTGAGGTTAGCAGTTCTGAGGCACTTGTTTCACAAATGTTTAATAAGTTTGACTGGGTAGAGCCCCAGCTCTTGGCTCACCCCAGCTGTCCCCCAACTCTCCCTCCTGATCCATCTCTGACCCTCTCCATTTCTTTCGCTCAGCCTTTTACAGACTTAAGAGTCTGGGACAAGTGTCCTGGCTTCAGGGCACAAGGTGCATGGGGGAGGAGTCGGAGAGCTACGGAGGATAGAAACAGGGTTcgaggccgccgccgccgccgccgcagcggGTGGTTGTCTCAGTCCTCACCACACCAACAGGCTAGCCAGCACGTTCACAAAAATGCTAAGGATGGCTCTTGGggatgaagagaaggagggaTGCAGCTGAGGAGGAGTGGGTGTGTTCTCCACATGATAACGGATCCAATTCAAAAAATAGGAGACATTGGCATACACCCCTGGGTACAGGGGATGGATGCATCCACGGCCCCAGCTCACTATTCCAATCTGCAGCCAGGTCTGGTTCAGCTTACATACCAGTGGGCCGCCGGAGTCACCCTACGAAGGAAGAGAGGCTTTCTGTGATCTACGAGTCCAGGTATGGCCCTCAGGTGCAGAGTGAGTGGCTCGTGATCCCtctacccccaacacacacatatagtccCCTCTCTGGCTGCTACAGAGCCCAGAGCCTCAGCACGGAGGTCTGAcataagtgtgtgagtgtgtgtggtggtcaCACACTGTCTGCTTGGATACAGCCACCGCAGCAGTCCCCCACCCACCTACACCAGAGCCTGACTCGGATCCAGAAGAGACATACCTCACACACATTCTTCACATTCTTGATGTCCCCAGCACAGAACATTTCTGGCAGGAGGTAAGAAGTAAATCCATAGAGCAGCTGGCACTTGAACTTGGGGATCAGTGGTAACTGGACTTCCTGTAGCTGTTTCACGCTGTCACctgtgaggagaagggagaggaactACCAGGTGAGGGTGCCTGTCTGAGTCCAGCAAAGTCTTAGCTCCTGGAGGATAGGAGCCAGAGATAGTCTTGGGTTCTTGGTCAATGGAGGACAAATCTGAAAGGACTCCCCACCCCAAGAGGAGTCCTATCCACGTACAAGAGCCACCCAACACCCAAGAGAGGCCTGGCCCACCCAGGGAAGCGCCACCCACAAGGAAGCCCCATCCACACAGGGAAGCCCAGTCCACACACTCCTGGGAGTTTCTTTTTCATATCATTCTGTTCCCCTTTCATACATATTTCGTTGCTGCTGTTTCAATATAGATAATTTCTACTCATCTATCTCCAAGGTCACTGATTCTCCCTCAAGTCTGCCATAAACCCCATCACGGAATTTCCATCTCTGGTAGCTGTTTTTTACATGCAGCGGATTATTTCCTTAGAGTCTGCATCTTTTGATTCAAGGTGTTCTCCTACTCGCCTTCCCCATGTCAGGGACACCCATTCTATGCTCGACTTCTACGAGATCACGTTTAGCTCATACCTAACTGGGTAGCCAGTCCCCATCCAGTAGTCCAGCAAGACAAATTGTTGAGGTTCAGGTTGGAAGGCGGCAAGCAAATTGGGAGCACGGCATCCGAGAAGACGATGGGGCTCTTCAACTGCACGAGCGCCACGTCCCCTCCAGCAGGGTGAAACAGTGCGTGGGTGGGGTGCATGATCACCCGGTTAAGCTCAAACCACTGGGTGTATCTGGTGGCCACGTCGAGGTTGCTGATGCCCACGTACACGTCAAAGGTCTCAATCCTCTTCTCCCTGCCGACCAGAATAGAGGCCAACTGCCTGCAGCCCCCTGTATCATCAGCTCACAGATGGGCATCTGCCAGGTTGAAAAGCCCGGGCCTGCCTGCAGCCCAATGCATACCTATCTGGCTGTCTGACCTCAAAGAGGTCCTGACTTGGGCTGGTGGAGACTTGGGGACCATCAGGAGTTTGTACCTATTAGAGCTAGATAGCCACGCATATGGACCCctctcttgcctcttcctgaaaAGCTGATGAGCCCCTATACATTACAGCTGTGGGCCTGACAGGATGAGGCTTAGGAAACAGGGCCATCTGCCCAGAGAAAGCTCTGTACTCACTGTGGAGAAGGCTGCCTCTAGTGTGGGGGATCTTGTTGGCTGAGGGTAAACCTGGGGTGGGGGCAGTAAATGGGGACCAGCGTCCCAGGGATGTAGGGATGTAGCCTAGTCTGTGGAGAAGGGCTATGCTGAAGAGGACAGGCCTAGGTACTGGCCTCGTCACTAGCCAGCGTGGATACATCTATGCTTGTCCATGGGAAGCAGCTTGGAGCTTGGGGTCAGGGGTATGAGTGTATCAGCCATGGGGGATAGGGCTTGATATACAAAGAACCAACTCGATGCAGCCATCCAAGCCCCAGGCATAAGGTTCAGGCTTCTCCTTCCCTGTGCCCCTGCGCCATTAACCCTAAGAGCTCCAGCACCTCTCACCTGTTAAAGCAGTGTGCTGCTGTCAGCACCCAGTAGGCATTGAGGATGGACCCACCGCAGACGTGTAGGCCAGAGTAATGCAGGCTGACCTGCCACGGCCATTTCTGAAAGGGGGCTGGCATTCCACCCACGATCTTGCCCTGCAGAACTGGCTGTCCACAGGCTGAGGAGAGGAACAAATGCAGAGTGGGCGCAAGGCCACACCACGGGAGGGGCGGGCCACGGATGGGGGAAGGGATAACGTGTAGGTGAGTGGGGAGGGGCCAGGCCGGGCCTTTGGGCCCAGGTTCCACCCAGGGAGATAggaccaccacccagcctctggGATGGGGACCTACCCACGTCACTGCTCAATGAATTTTCCTGGCTTTTAGCGTGTGGGTGACTGATCGATGCGACCCAAGTTGGGGTGGCCAGCAGGAGTAAAAGCAGCAGGGAT from the Peromyscus eremicus chromosome 8a, PerEre_H2_v1, whole genome shotgun sequence genome contains:
- the Prss38 gene encoding serine protease 38 isoform X2, with the translated sequence MPAPFQKWPWQVSLHYSGLHVCGGSILNAYWVLTAAHCFNREKRIETFDVYVGISNLDVATRYTQWFELNRVIMHPTHALFHPAGGDVALVQLKSPIVFSDAVLPICLPPSNLNLNNLSCWTTGWGLATQLGDSVKQLQEVQLPLIPKFKCQLLYGFTSYLLPEMFCAGDIKNVKNVCEGDSGGPLVCKLNQTWLQIGIVSWGRGCIHPLYPGVYANVSYFLNWIRYHVENTPTPPQLHPSFSSSPRAILSIFVNVLASLLVW
- the Prss38 gene encoding serine protease 38 isoform X1, with the protein product MAAPTSGPGPLGSLLLLLLLATPTWVASISHPHAKSQENSLSSDVACGQPVLQGKIVGGMPAPFQKWPWQVSLHYSGLHVCGGSILNAYWVLTAAHCFNREKRIETFDVYVGISNLDVATRYTQWFELNRVIMHPTHALFHPAGGDVALVQLKSPIVFSDAVLPICLPPSNLNLNNLSCWTTGWGLATQLGDSVKQLQEVQLPLIPKFKCQLLYGFTSYLLPEMFCAGDIKNVKNVCEGDSGGPLVCKLNQTWLQIGIVSWGRGCIHPLYPGVYANVSYFLNWIRYHVENTPTPPQLHPSFSSSPRAILSIFVNVLASLLVW